The Silene latifolia isolate original U9 population chromosome 4, ASM4854445v1, whole genome shotgun sequence region GGCCACATTCCTTGCTACTACTCCGACTTTCATTACTCTTAATgattattattgttactttcactattttatctgttactattattattttcatTACTCTCATTGTTACTATTTTACCGATTAAGTCAATTGATTATACTGATATTTTTTGAcaattttgttttcttttatattatgATTAAGAAAAATGTATCAACCAAAATATGAGATATATTTCCCTGCAACTCTTACTATTACTAGTTTTAGTTTTAGTATttccattattattattgctacttTTACTAATCCCATTGTTACTATTGCTACTTTCACTACTCTTGTTGTTACTATTGTTACTTTCATATTCCACTGCTATTATTCCTACTTTCCCTACTTCACAACTAATATTgttaaaataaatgaataaatcaTTTGGATCACCACGATATCATCTTTTTTAATTAAGGAAAGTTGTGAAATTTTATATGTTTTTGTCCTTCATTGAAGTCGTTGATTTCCAATATATATACAACCAATATcaaatagatagatagatattaaATTAGATATTAGATGGTAATACGTACTCCTATATTAGATAATATTTCATATGTACTTTAATATGACACAATTTTTCATTAGACTATCGAAAAGACACAACATACGAGTAATCGAAATGGTGTAGGGAAAAGTTTCTTTTTGGTGTAATGGGGAGCCATAAGAACGGATTTTATGTTTCAAACACAAAAGGTATGAGGTATAGATTTGGAATGAGCCAAACCTATATCAAGTGTTTGTTTGCACAAACACAtgggtttcatacccatacctcaaatccgaggtatgggtttctcatacccaagaaggagggtgggtatgagattgatagcCATGGGtatcaaattaaaacaaacaaaaaagtgAATATAACCAAGTGCAGTGGAGCGCGGGTCACCCTCAAAGAATGCAATGACATGAATtgcgaggtcccgggttcgattCCCTGCATGAGCAGTATACGGTTATTGCACGGGGACCTTTGGGGTCTGTTAAAAGAGAGTGCTGACTTACCGTGCGATTGCACGGGGACCTTTGGGGTCTGTTAAAAGAGAGTGTCGGCTTACCGTGCTGTCGCGTATCTCTCGGGGTTTGGTCTCTCAAAGGTGTATCGTCCTAGGCTGCTAATGAGAGATGTTCCCCGTTACCAAAAAAAGTGAAAATAAAAATTACGACAATATTATAAATGAACTTTCATATAATTATTTGATTAATtatcattttcatgattttatgatattaaaaattactattatatatttaaaaaattatattttacATATTTTAACTTTAGTTGTGTTTCAAACTCATACCACTCGGAATTAAAACAAACACTAGGAGGAATGAAGTTCCAACCTCATACCCCCCTCCAGCCCTCCCCCCTCCTCTCAagtatgattcctgattccaaacccatactCATATGCTAAACAAACGCCCCCTTAACGTGATTTAAACTTAGAGCATGAATTCTTTACTAATGAATACCACATTTTATAATTTTTCCGACTAAGCCAATTGACATCTACTAAGGCTATGTTTAGTAAAAACTAGTTGAAATGGTAGCTGAAatctgataaggtagctgaaaactgaaaaactaACTGAAATATGAAATTTTTTAGTAAAactagctgaaaactgaaaagttaactgaaactTGAAAATGTGactgataaggtagctggaaATTATgagctgaaaaggtaactgattatatgaaaaatgtttggcaaactagctgaaaatgTACCTCATTTTtggtgaaatgacgtaaaaggatataatAACAATGTAATATTATAGATTAAAGGGGTAAAATAGGAAAGTAAAATAGGTTCAACTGTTCAAGTACCTAAATCTAGCTAGCATTTTATTTCAGATAGTTTATTTGCTAAAAAatgttacttcctccattcaattccactctaccactttgctttttcacgttcgtcaacgcgtgttttatgcggtaaatatcgttagctacgtatttgcaaaaattataaaagttaaatatttttaatgtactcgtaaagacgaatcaaacaaaatctcacatgaatatattttcacttatatattgagagaaaatcgagaATGAATGTGtacttgtgaatagtgtagaaaatggaaataggtagagtgaagttgaatggaggaagtacttgCAAAAAAATAAGCTACTTAAAATTTTCGTAATTGTTAAATCCTACACACCATTTTGCTATATCCTACacattttccctttttttttgtcCACTTCTACCCTTAtctctaaaaacaataaaaaaattaacaaaaaaaaaaaaatgataccCAATCCGAGATTCCCAGCCCCGACACCTTCCCACCCCTGCTCTTCCCCTTGCTCCGACCACCCTGCCCCGTCCCCCTCACCCAGCACCACCTCTCCACTCCGTCGACCCCAATCCTTTGTCGAACCATTACGCCGTCGACCCACAAATGCCATTAACCTTCTCCCTTTCCCTTACTCCGTCGCCGTCAACTTTCATGCTTCTCTGTCGTTGATCGTTGGTGGGGCGGCTGGTGGGTGCAAACTATACACAAACAATTGAGGGTGGGCGAGGGCAGTGGTCATTCGTTAAGGAAATAACTtattttttagggtttttattTGTCTCTCTTGATTAGGGACTAGGGAGTGAGAAATAAGAGGGTTAGACTTGAAATAATGTGTACAAAAGTgcaaaatttaataaaattgtgTGCAGAATTTAGAAAGTCCCAAGTAAAAATAGGTATCTCAAATGCACTACCAAAGTTGAATTCTAAGTGTGAAAAGATGGAGTGAACAAAGTAAATAACGCAACAAAGTCTTTATCTATCTTTCTGCAAACCAGCTCTACCCTTCCTACCCCCTTTTATTTCTCTCTCTTCGACGCTTATTtatctctctcttctttctctctcatcAATTTCAGAAATTCCCCAATTTCCGCCCTAATTCGCTACTCAATTTCCCTTTTTCCGCACCTCATTTTACCCTTCACTCCAACAATTACCACAACTGTAAGTTTCATTTTTTGTAAAACCCTAATTATCGCATTTTCCCCATTTTTCTgtgatttttgattgttttactTCAGTGTATGATGCTTAAGCTTTTGTTAATGATTATCGTAGTGCTTGATTAGGTAGTTTAGTTTTGTAGTTTGATCTGATGTAATgtaattaatttgttgttgttgctttaaAATTGTTAGTTTGCGTAATCAATGCtgaatttgtttgattttactgtGAGAATTTAAATTTACCGCGGTGTGGACTCTGTAAATGGTAGTTTTAGCTAAATTTGCTTTTGTCGTAAGGTGAAAGTCGAAAAATCTGTGCATGTGGTTTAATTTCCATCGAGGTGTTGGATTAGGTAATCAATGCTTGGTATTGTGTTATTTACGAGTAGTAAGGTAAGGAAAAGCGGAAATTTTAACTACAAGttttgattttgttgttgtttggggGACCCTTTAGTTCCGCTACTGTTTTCAAGGAGGTATGTAACGAAAAGAGGGGTGAGGGGTGAGGGGTGAGGAGCAGTTCCGCTACTGTTTTTCAAAATTTGTCGATGTTCGCGATGCATCCTAAGATGAGGTGTATTTGCTATTCATAGCATAAGTATCTGGCTTATTAAGTCAATGCTACTATTAAGGAAGTTGATTACCGTAGCGCCTCCAGCATTTATTCAATTTGTTCCTGTTGTGGTAATTATGAGAGGTGTGTAATCGTGTATAAAAAACGAGGGTAGCATTTATTTCAATAGCTTGCTATTACAGTAATTCTGAGGGGTGTGTATGAAAGATTTAAAGTGGGATTTATAATTAACGCAACATTTAATCACATTTTCGTAAATTCGTGGCGTGTTATTTATTTAATCATAGGACACTTTAAGGGGCCAGTATTAACTATATACCGTTTGTGGTGAGCGACTTGAGTCTACTTGAACCAGGCGTTGCGGTGATCGGCTTGCAGTTGCTTGACTTTCAAGTAGATTCCATCCCAAGCAACACAGTTTGAGATGTTAGGTTTGAGATTCAAAATGATTGACTTAGTAAAGCCTCACGACTACAAATACAACATTACCGTAAACCTCACGGCTACTACCCTAGTGCCTCAAATGCCTTCAGCTATGCTGTTGTAGGGAGTCACACACATCTAATCATATCCCGTGTTTTCCTACCACTAAGGCTAATTCAGATGACCACAATGAAAATTGTACTGAGACGTGAGATTTGCTACTTCACAAAATTGGAAGTGAAAATAGTTTACTGAACCATTTTACTTGCTTCCATTTGTTCTAAACCAAAGTTTAGTGAGCCTTTGGTCTCATTAGAAATGAAAGAGGTTGAACTCGTAACTCTAAAATGTAAATTTGCATAACAAGAAAGTGGTTCTGGACTGAGTTGGCTATGTACTCGGTAGATATTCTTACCAAATCGCATGAATGAACGAGGATATCAACCATAAAGTTATACATATAGGTACACAGTGATGTTATTCATTTGCTTTCGCCTTGTATGCTTCTCTGGTGTATGCCTCCACATGAACTAGACGGCCTTCCTTGAATATCTTTATTTTCAATTTGGTCGTGCTCATATGCGCTTGTGTGTCTTGCGACATGGAGGGTGAGCTTTTAAAAGTTGATGATATGGGCTCAGACTTTTAATTTCAATGATTTAGaaaaggcgtgcttttgaaaTAGTTTGTGCTGTTTAACTAATCTTTAGTATTGTTCATCTTTGATCCACTGAATCTTCTACTGGATAATTAAGCTCGACCTGGATTTCTACTTTTAACAGGTAGTATTTCCGATGCTAGTTTAAGCTGCTGAAAAGTTGCAGTCAACGTAATCTATGCCAGGGAACGAAATTGGTGATAGGGTCTACAATTTTTTTGACCAGAGTAGCTTTTCACAGAACCAACGCCATACACAACTTGCCGATGCAAACTGGCCTGGCTTTCATAGCAATGCATGGGCCCAAAACGAAAGGCAAAATGGTGTACCTCTGAATTCGAGTTCCAAGGGCTACAATGATCAGCAATCCGGTATCTTTGATTCAGAGATTTCTCTTTCTTTTCCATGATCTTCCTTTATTTTAACTATTGTCTATGGTTTTAATCTTTTTTGTGTAGCTTAGTATCTTGTAATCTGTTAAGGACATGGTGCATCAGCTTTATGTGTTTATGGACcttttgttttatgttttgtaGAGATCGAAAGAGGGAACAATCACTTCTCTCCGGCGTCACATGGGTTGAACTTCACACAGTCAAATGTGAGGCCTGAATTGGTTAAGAGTCCATCACAGGTTCAGCAAAATCTGAATGGATTTATGCATACACGCCAGGTTGATAATAGACAGAACGAAGGAAACTTTATTGCAGTGGATAGAGGATCCAATCAGCACAATTTAACTTCTAGGGTTCCGTTCATCGCCGAAGCACAACAAAGTAGTGTCCAACAGCATAATAATTTGGCAAGTTTTGGAGGTACACAAGCACCAATGAATTTCAATTTTCTTGGCAGTCAACAGCAAATGAGTAGTCAGCAAGCAGGAATGTTGAACGATAGCCGACTAATGCAGCAGCAGGTCATCATGAAACAAATGCAAGAGTTACAAAGAAGACAACAACTACAGCAATTTGGCGCAATGCAAAATGCTATGAACCATAATATGTCTAACTTCCCAAGTCAGTCAGCAGGGCCGCATTCTCTGACCAATAATGGTAATCCTTTGCAGGATACCTCTAATAATCCCTGGCAATCTCAGGTCATGGGCGGTGCCACAAATTGGCAGCAGCCTGGAAACCCATACCTTAATGGACTCATGATAAATCCTCAGCAAGGTCAAGCAATGCGGTTTACGGGTTTGACTCCTCAGCAAGCTTCCCAATCTCTGTATGGGGTTCCTGTATCTAACTCAGCAGGTGTTCAACGACTTCAACAGAACAGTGTGGAGAGGCCGGGAGTTTCACATATTCCTGCTCATAGTAATACCTTTTCCGGTAATTCATATTCTCCTCATTTAGAGCAGGTTAGCACTCAAGATGCTAGTACTACATCTAGATTGGAAGGAAAAGGTTCTTTTGAGCATCCTTTTAGTCAAGGTTTACAGAATGCGGTTAACTTGGGAGGCTCTAACCAGGTTCAAGAAAGGAAAGCGTCAATGCCGGATGGTAATGAACGAGGTTTTGTTGGTGCGTCAGATGAGTCTTCTGAAAAATCTTCAATGCCGGCTGCTGCCTCTCAGTCGATATCTTCACAGGCTGGTGTTGGTTTAGATCCAACTGAGGAAAAGATTCTCTTTGGAAATGACGACAACATTTGGGAGGCATTTGGGGGAGCATCGGTTACAGGGAATGACGGACCAGACCTCTTTAATGGATTTCCTTCTATGCAAAGTGGGACTTGGAGTGCCCTCATGCAGTCTGCTGTGGCAGAAACCTCTAATAGTGATGCGATGCAGGAAGAGTGGAATGGGTTAGACTCGCAAACTTCCAGGTCACAGTCGAGTAACCAGCATTTTCCAACTCCCCATGATAATGGGAAGCCACCGCCTGCTTGGATTGACAGTTCTCAGAGAGCCTCATCAGGCTCAAGGATGACCAATAACGACGTCAATACCAATAGTGCAACTTTAAACACAAATTATTTGAATAATTCCAGGTTAATGCAGTCACATTCAAATGAAGGAACTTCATCTGTAGAAAATCAGGCTGTTCAGGAAGGAAGGAGGTGGTTAGACAGCAACTCGCCAAAGTCACATACTGAGGAGAAGTGTGACTCCAAGCCTGATACTGCTTTTTGGAGTCATCGGCAGAGTACATTTTTGCCCGAGTCTGTTCCTGTCTCCAACACAAATTCTAAGATTGATTCTGGTGGCCATATAAATAACAGTCCTGTACCCAACCAAATACCGCCTGATAACCAGAGCCTTGATCTATGGAAGCAATTTAATTTTGGTTCCAAGTCTGGGACCGTAGGTCATGGAAATGATCAGCATAACATGAACAGGGGGCAATCAGTTTTGGGTTCTTCAGGTAATACTCCTAGTGGTGGAGCTTCTGAGATGTCTGGGATACAAAATGGCGATGGACGGGAGAATTCCATTGATATCCAGCAGAACAGTATTCCCAATTATGCTTTGTCTGGCAGTTTAAGAGAGAATGTGTGGTCAGATGCAGGCGATCGACCGTTTTTGCCAGGCTCCCAAGAGATTTCGTCTGGTCCTGCTGGTAGAAGAGTACCTATAGGACACACGTTTCAGTATCATGCAATGGGAGATATGAATGTGGATGAATCTTCTTCTGCAAAACAAGTGCAACCAACACTGTTAGGTCAAGCAGGCTTAAGCTCGGCAAATATGGAAAAGGTCAGACATGGCTACCTTGTATTAGGAAGTAATTTCTTCTGTCCATATTTTCTCTACCATTATAACCTGCTGCAATTTCATATGTTCATTGCAGGGTCAAGTATATGGTTTCCATGGAGGTGTTAAGATGTTGCATGGCACTTTGTCCAGTAATGTTCAGCCCGGCCAGTTACCCAGAACATCTGTACCCTTTGGCAGTTCTGCTGAAAATTCGACAACAAAGCAACGCCCATCGCCAAGGTGCCGTTTTATTTCAAATTTGCCTTTTGTTCATTGATTATTTTGGTGAATTTATAACTTCCGCAATGGTAAAAATCACCTCCTTATTAGCTAGGGGTAAGCTAAGGGCGTAAGGCACTGACCTTGGTGCGTTTATACCTTATCAGTTGTTCTGCGTTTCTTTGATGTATTGACAATTTGATATTTAAGTTCTTGATTGTTGTTTGTACTAGGAAGCCTCGGTAATTAAGATCCTAATATTTTTAATGGGAAGAATCATAGATCTCCTAGACCTGTTTAAAGGCCTTTCCCAGTTTCTGCGAGGTTTCCTGTATTTTATGTTCATTGTGAAATTTACAGGCATGATTTTCTTCTACCGTTTTCTGTATCAAAACAAAAAGAGACAACATTGAAATTATTTTAGTTGTAATTTGACTGTGGCTCtgtcagtttttttttttcccaAGTTCTGTATTAAGTTGATGGTTGAAAGTTTGTGCAAACTTTTAAAATATCATTGTGACCATTTGTTTGTTTTGAGGTGCGTGATTATCAAAATGTTGGCATTTTGAAATGCTGCTGCAATCACGGTAGTAAATCTGGGTCGCTAAGCTGCATCATCGTATTGTAAAGGTTATGAAGTTTATAGGATCCTCATTTTGAGGTGTTATGGACCCTATTTTGGGCGCAATCACTGAGGTCAGGGGACTAATTCCAAGTCTCAAACCAAGATTTAATTATATATCTGCGGTAATTTGCAGTGCTCGGAAAACAGAAATTTTTTAACGACGAGAGAGTGGGAGTGGTCTTAGTTTAAAAAATGCATGCGACCTTGGGCTCAGTGAGGCACTAGCCAAACACCTCTGTGCGCATTAGCGTGTCTTGGTAGATAAGGGCACGTGGCCGTGCAGCTAGGGAGGCGCACTAATATGCAATTTTCacatattatatttttatttcttttattaatCTTTTGTTTGCCATGTTATCCTCAGCTTTTACTCCAATAAAGGTTAGTGCTCTTTAAAATCCAAAAAATGGTATTGTTGCACaaagttttattttaaaaaatacaaATTTGTTTTTAAAAACAGCGCGTATTGTACATTTACTTTGTTGCAACCTGCCTATGGCCCCTCGAGCTGTTACCTTGTGCTTTTCTTTAACTGTCGATTTTGGATTTAGCTACTTGTTCTTTGCTGATTAGTTACTTTTACGGTATGGTTGGTTATATTTTCAATGCTGACAAAGTAATCCTCCTGTTGCAGCCAAAATATGCTTGAGCTTCTTCACAAGGTTGATAACTCCAAGGAACAGAACAGTGTCTCCAATCTGGGCTCAAGTTCAGTTAATTACTACCGTAAATCTGACACTCCAGCTGATGGACATATTGGTCCTGGTCAGAGCCAATCTTCAATGTCTCATGGTTTCAACTTGCAATTAGCGCCCCCTTCTCAAGGAACTACTATTTCGAATTTCAATGACCCTTCTCAAAGTTCTTTGAGAAGTCTTGCTTCCCCTGGTTCACGAATTGTGTCTTCAGAAAAAGGAGACACTACACAGGCGTGGTTGCCTTCAAGCTCTTCCACTCTATGTTCACCACCTTCACATAGACCAGCTCAACTGGATTTTGGAAACAGTGAACAACTGATGGATGATCATAAGTCTTCATTTATCTCTTCTGACAGCCATGCTTACCATGATCAACAACCAATGAATTCACAGAATCAGGTTGCAGTCAGTCAGTGTACTAGTAATCTATACAACAATTCTCTGTCTGAAGACATGAATCTATCAGGTGTGAGAGCCTCCATGTATCAAATGCCAACCTCTCTGAATGCTGTAACGGATGGAATGATGAAGGATAATATGCCATTGGTCGGACCTAATTTAAAGAGCTCACAACAGTTGTCGGGTATCCAAGCTCATAATACTTCTGATTTTGTCAAATCTCATTGTCAGTCCAATGATTCTTCGGATACGAATGTCATGAGTCAACAGGAAAAAGATGAGTTGGATTGCCCAAGAAAGGCAGATGTGTCACATGAAGTAGATCCGCTACCATCTGCAAAGACAATAGGTGTGTCACAGGAAACATATCTGAGGAGACAGTCCACGGAGGCTTCTCATTTGAATTCTGCTGCTAGCCAAAAAGAAGCAGATGTGTTCAATCATTCTTTAAAACCTAATAATACAGCAAATTACAGCTATTCCTTACTGCATCAAATGCAAACTATGAAGGCCATGGGAATGGATCCAAATCATCAAGAATCAAAGAGGTTAAAGGGTTCGGAAATTGGTCAAGATGCTCAACAGATGACTTCGAATAGTATGGTTCGAGATCCATCAGTTAGTCAGAACTCTATGTCTTCTGGAGATGGTAAGATGGTAAGCTTTCCTCCTCAGTTGGGGAATAGTAATATTTCCTTGTTGCCGCCTGTAGCGGTTGCTTCTCAAGATGGATTTTCTTTTGGTCATAGTGACCCGCAAACATTTGTCAAT contains the following coding sequences:
- the LOC141653273 gene encoding uncharacterized protein LOC141653273 isoform X1, encoding MPGNEIGDRVYNFFDQSSFSQNQRHTQLADANWPGFHSNAWAQNERQNGVPLNSSSKGYNDQQSEIERGNNHFSPASHGLNFTQSNVRPELVKSPSQVQQNLNGFMHTRQVDNRQNEGNFIAVDRGSNQHNLTSRVPFIAEAQQSSVQQHNNLASFGGTQAPMNFNFLGSQQQMSSQQAGMLNDSRLMQQQVIMKQMQELQRRQQLQQFGAMQNAMNHNMSNFPSQSAGPHSLTNNGNPLQDTSNNPWQSQVMGGATNWQQPGNPYLNGLMINPQQGQAMRFTGLTPQQASQSLYGVPVSNSAGVQRLQQNSVERPGVSHIPAHSNTFSGNSYSPHLEQVSTQDASTTSRLEGKGSFEHPFSQGLQNAVNLGGSNQVQERKASMPDGNERGFVGASDESSEKSSMPAAASQSISSQAGVGLDPTEEKILFGNDDNIWEAFGGASVTGNDGPDLFNGFPSMQSGTWSALMQSAVAETSNSDAMQEEWNGLDSQTSRSQSSNQHFPTPHDNGKPPPAWIDSSQRASSGSRMTNNDVNTNSATLNTNYLNNSRLMQSHSNEGTSSVENQAVQEGRRWLDSNSPKSHTEEKCDSKPDTAFWSHRQSTFLPESVPVSNTNSKIDSGGHINNSPVPNQIPPDNQSLDLWKQFNFGSKSGTVGHGNDQHNMNRGQSVLGSSGNTPSGGASEMSGIQNGDGRENSIDIQQNSIPNYALSGSLRENVWSDAGDRPFLPGSQEISSGPAGRRVPIGHTFQYHAMGDMNVDESSSAKQVQPTLLGQAGLSSANMEKGQVYGFHGGVKMLHGTLSSNVQPGQLPRTSVPFGSSAENSTTKQRPSPSQNMLELLHKVDNSKEQNSVSNLGSSSVNYYRKSDTPADGHIGPGQSQSSMSHGFNLQLAPPSQGTTISNFNDPSQSSLRSLASPGSRIVSSEKGDTTQAWLPSSSSTLCSPPSHRPAQLDFGNSEQLMDDHKSSFISSDSHAYHDQQPMNSQNQVAVSQCTSNLYNNSLSEDMNLSGVRASMYQMPTSLNAVTDGMMKDNMPLVGPNLKSSQQLSGIQAHNTSDFVKSHCQSNDSSDTNVMSQQEKDELDCPRKADVSHEVDPLPSAKTIGVSQETYLRRQSTEASHLNSAASQKEADVFNHSLKPNNTANYSYSLLHQMQTMKAMGMDPNHQESKRLKGSEIGQDAQQMTSNSMVRDPSVSQNSMSSGDGKMVSFPPQLGNSNISLLPPVAVASQDGFSFGHSDPQTFVNVTNRAQLTGISPQMAPSWFERYGTFRNGQLPVHNVPRVPMVKNVEQQLISPPINLVDTSQISGTNQISNPCSATEHISSLHALAPNVASQTPVSTRLKKRKTETSDLIPWNKEIVQGFKNAQNISSAEVEWAQSSNRLVERGGDETDFHEYLSPMVRPGRRLILTTKLLQQVFCPPPASILSLDGRSNCEVIMYSVARLALADASNLICGVESDTPSDGGISLTAKAKKPERIRDQYFLKVVDDFTNRATALENDLLRLDKSASILDFRLDCQDLERFSVINRFARFHARSQGDGVETSSSSNATAVSQKPFPQRYVTAHPMPSTVPERVQCLNIN
- the LOC141653273 gene encoding uncharacterized protein LOC141653273 isoform X2, yielding MPGNEIGDRVYNFFDQSSFSQNQRHTQLADANWPGFHSNAWAQNERQNGVPLNSSSKGYNDQQSEIERGNNHFSPASHGLNFTQSNVRPELVKSPSQVQQNLNGFMHTRQVDNRQNEGNFIAVDRGSNQHNLTSRVPFIAEAQQSSVQQHNNLASFGGTQAPMNFNFLGSQQQMSSQQAGMLNDSRLMQQQVIMKQMQELQRRQQLQQFGAMQNAMNHNMSNFPSQSAGPHSLTNNGNPLQDTSNNPWQSQVMGGATNWQQPGNPYLNGLMINPQQGQAMRFTGLTPQQASQSLYGVPVSNSAGVQRLQQNSVERPGVSHIPAHSNTFSGNSYSPHLEQVSTQDASTTSRLEGKGSFEHPFSQGLQNAVNLGGSNQVQERKASMPDGNERGFVGASDESSEKSSMPAAASQSISSQAGVGLDPTEEKILFGNDDNIWEAFGGASVTGNDGPDLFNGFPSMQSGTWSALMQSAVAETSNSDAMQEEWNGLDSQTSRSQSSNQHFPTPHDNGKPPPAWIDSSQRASSGSRMTNNDVNTNSATLNTNYLNNSRLMQSHSNEGTSSVENQAVQEGRRWLDSNSPKSHTEEKCDSKPDTAFWSHRQSTFLPESVPVSNTNSKIDSGGHINNSPVPNQIPPDNQSLDLWKQFNFGSKSGTVGHGNDQHNMNRGQSVLGSSGNTPSGGASEMSGIQNGDGRENSIDIQQNSIPNYALSGSLRENVWSDAGDRPFLPGSQEISSGPAGRRVPIGHTFQYHAMGDMNVDESSSAKQVQPTLLGQAGLSSANMEKGQVYGFHGGVKMLHGTLSSNVQPGQLPRTSVPFGSSAENSTTKQRPSPSQNMLELLHKVDNSKEQNSVSNLGSSSVNYYRKSDTPADGHIGPGQSQSSMSHGFNLQLAPPSQGTTISNFNDPSQSSLRSLASPGSRIVSSEKGDTTQAWLPSSSSTLCSPPSHRPAQLDFGNSEQLMDDHKSSFISSDSHAYHDQQPMNSQNQVAVSQCTSNLYNNSLSEDMNLSGVRASMYQMPTSLNAVTDGMMKDNMPLVGPNLKSSQQLSGIQAHNTSDFVKSHCQSNDSSDTNVMSQQEKDELDCPRKADVSHEVDPLPSAKTIGVSQETYLRRQSTEASHLNSAASQKEADVFNHSLKPNNTANYSYSLLHQMQTMKAMGMDPNHQESKRLKGSEIGQDAQQMTSNSMVRDPSVSQNSMSSGDGKMVSFPPQLGNSNISLLPPVAVASQDGFSFGHSDPQTFVNVTNRAQLTGISPQMAPSWFERYGTFRNGQLPVHNVPRVPMVKNVEQQLISPPINLVDTSQISVSTRLKKRKTETSDLIPWNKEIVQGFKNAQNISSAEVEWAQSSNRLVERGGDETDFHEYLSPMVRPGRRLILTTKLLQQVFCPPPASILSLDGRSNCEVIMYSVARLALADASNLICGVESDTPSDGGISLTAKAKKPERIRDQYFLKVVDDFTNRATALENDLLRLDKSASILDFRLDCQDLERFSVINRFARFHARSQGDGVETSSSSNATAVSQKPFPQRYVTAHPMPSTVPERVQCLNIN